The genomic interval GCCATAACCGACGCATACGCCAGGTTTCTCTCCAAGGGACTATTACGGTTCAACTGGGAAATCTTGAAGAATTTCGCCTGCATGAAGTTCAGGCTTCATTTTGCGGTAGATGCGTGCGATTTTGCCTTCGGGATTGATGATGAAGGTGGTGCGATGAATCCCCATAAATTCTTTACCCATAAACTTTTTTAACCCATAGCATCCGTAAGCCGCAGCGACTTGGGCTTCGCGATCGCACAACAGCGGAAACGGTAATTGGTGCTTAGTGGCAAATTTAGCATGGGTTTGCGCTTCATCTGCACTGATCCCTAAAACAATCCATTGACGCGCTTGATACTGGCTGTAGGTATCGCGAAATCCGCAAGCCTCTTTGGTACAACCGGGCGTTAGATCGCGCGGATAAAAGTAGAGAACCACCCAATGACCTCTCAGTTGGGCAAGTTCTACCTCCTGAGCTTGGGCATCACAGAGGCTAAAGTTGGGGGCTAAATCGCCGACTTGCAGGGACATTTCACCACAGGAAGGATAGAGAGCATAGATTATTAGTATTGCAAAAAAGCTCTCCTCAAGCGCATGGGCTGATTGTCAACTTTCGCTCAGGAAAAAGGAACAGTATGCCACAATAGATGTTAAGATGGTGCCTCCGACTGGGCAACATTTGCACGTCAGTGTTGCTACGGTTAGGACTCGGCACTGTTTTTGTTGTGAATCAATGAGGTGAACATGGCGAAGCGCCGTAACCCCAAGAAAGAGAAGGCGCAGCGAAATCTGGCATACGCTCGCAAGTTTCGCAAACGGAAAAGTTCAAGTCGCTTTACCAGGCGGCGATATGTGAAACCAACAGAGTCAGAGGAAGAAGGAGAGGAAATGACAACGTCTGAGTCTTAAAGCGTTTGCAACTTCTTTAAGGCGACAGGCTTACCCTTTCCGAGTTTTACTAGCCATTGGCGAAGTATTTGCTATCTAGTATCTGGCAAGTCGGGGTTGAGTCTCCCGATCGGCAACTGAGAACTTAAAATCTTTGCTAGCGATCGGCACTCACTTTAAATTGTTTCCTCTCTGCTTAATTAGCAATTCCGCTTCCGGCTGCTCAGTCAAGCAGAGTGGGAAACTGCTCGCCTCAAGCGAGCTGAGTTTTTTTAATTTTAATCGGATGAATTCAGCCGCTCTTGTGCTTGAGCGATCGCGCGTTTAACCTGCTCAAATCCGGTTCCGCCGTAGCTGTTGCGCGCCGCCACTACCTGTCGAGGTGCGATCGCCTGATAAATATCCGATTCAAAGGCAGGATGGATCGCTTTCCACTCTTCCAGGCTCAAGTCTTTTAACAACTTATCGGCACTCAGGCAGGTTTTCACCACCTTTCCAACCAAATTATAGGCTTCCCGGAACGGCACGCCCTTGGTGGCTAGATAATCGGCAACATCGGTAGCATTAGAAAAGTCAGAGGCGACGGCAGCTTCTAGGCGAGGCTTGCGGAACTCAATCCCTTCGGCTAAGAGAATGGTCATGGCTTCTAGACAACCTTTGACCGTTTTCACCGCATCAAATAGCGCTTCTTTATCTTCTTGCAAGTCTTTATTGTAGGCCAGCGGCAACCCCTTCATTAACACCAGCATGGCTTGCAAATGACCGAATACCCGTCCAGTTTTACCGCGTACCAGCTCAGGAACGTCGGGGTTCTTCTTTTGGGGCATAATGCTAGAGCCAGTCGAGCAGCTATCTTTAAGCGTAATAAAGCCAAACTCTTCTGAAGCCCACAGAATAATCTCCTCAGACATGCGCGAAAGGTGGACTAAGATTAGACTGGCGCTACACAGAAACTCGATAGCAAAATCGCGATCGCTCACCCCATCCAAGCTGTTGCGATAAACCTCATCAAATCCCAGTAATTCAGCCGTGTAATGGCGATCGATCGGGAAAGGGGTTCCCGCTAACGCACCGCACCCCAAGGGAGAGATATTCACCCGTTGATAGACTTCCCCTAGGCGTTCCCAGTCGCGCTGTGCCATTTCAAAATAGGCGAGCAGGTGATGAGCCAAACACAGCGGTTGAGCGCGTTGGAGGTGCGTATAACCCGGAATCAGGGTATCCTGGTTAGCTTGTGCTAGGGTCAGTAAAGTTTGCTGGTATTGGCGTAACTGCTCGCGAATTTGCTGAACGCGATCGCGCAGATACAGCCGCGTATCCGTACCGACTTGATCGTTGCGCGATCGCGCCGTGTGCAATTTCTTACCCACATCGCCCGCAATTTGCGTCAGTCGCCGTTCTACCGCAAAATGGATATCTTCCGCATCGGTTCCCGGTTTAAATAAGCCTTGGCGATATTCAGAGCGAATGCGCTCTAAACCGCTGACCAATTGTTCGGTTTCCTCCGCAGAGATAATGCCCGTGTGACCTAACATTTTGGCATGGGCGACCGAGCCGCTAAGATCGTATTCAATTAATTCAATATCGAAGCTAATGCTGGCATTAAATCGCGCGATCGCTGGATGAAGTGCTGTTTCAAATCGCTGACTCCAGGTTTGCGGTGCTGCGGTTGGGTGTTGCTCCGGTGATGCGTTCAACTTAACCTCACTTGCATGAAATCAATATTACCAATTGCCTCAGAAACCGACTCAAAGGCAAACCAAATCTCCCGCGAGCGGGGAGTCTGAGCTTAGTATCCAACGATAACCCCGTAGGAGCAATCCCTTCTGTTAGCAGCTTGACTGGTATTCGTTTGGCGATAAAAATGGACGTAACTGGACTCGAACCAGTGACCTCTACGATGTCAACGTAGCGCTCTAACCAACTGAGCTATACGTCCGTGGCTTTGCTATCCTAGCACGGGCTTTTAGGAAAAAGCAAATCCCCTCAAAAAATTAATTAAGCAACTCAAACGACTCGAAAAACTGCACCGTGGTTGCGCTTAACGAGGGAGTGTCTAGGGGTTGAGTTGCGCTCAACAGATACATCCGTTGCCCCACCACATAGAGCCGCACGACGAGCTGGCGATTTCGGCTGGTTAAGAATAACTCTCGACCGGGATAAGTTCCTAACGCGATCGCGCGATCGCTCCTCAGAGTCACCGCCGGATCGCTCTCGATCGCCGCACCCGCCGCCGCCAATAATTGGGCAGGGTCTTGAACCTGAGTCGGCGATAGATTTAAGGCATAACCCGTAAGATAGCGCGAATTCCCCGCTTGGACGCTCAACAGTTGAAACTCGATGGCCCCTTGAATTGTTTCTAAGGTTTGCCGTTGCTGGCTCTGTTCCCCAGCAGGCAGTAAGATCGAGATACCCGCCTCCTCTAGAAGCGTAGGCTGCCATTGTACGGCACCCGCTTCCACCGATAAAACGCCATTAGCAGGGTCTATCGGCTGAGTTTGCAAGCGGTCAATTTCCTGCTGTAGCTGTTCTTGGCCGCGCTCAAAAAAATCAGGGCGATCGCGTCTAAACTGAGCCGAGCTAGGCGAAACCCTCACCCCAAATGCCACAGCCAGACCAAACAGCACGCTTGCCGCCACTAGACGAATTGCAACAGGAGTAAAAATAATCATAAAGCTTACTCAGACTGCTTCCCTTCTATTATGGCGTTCGCTTCACACCTAGAGACATTCTTGAGGTGCTGCTATGAACAGAATCATTGTTGCCGTCGATCGCTCAGAAACCAGCCAACAGGCCTTTAAAGAAGCGATCGCCCTCGCCCAAGCCTTATCCGGACAGCTCATGCTCGTCCATGTCCTCTCGCCGATGGAAGAAAGTTATCCCAACGCCATCTTTCCCATTGACAGCGTTTACACGCCCCTCAAATCCGAAGCGATCAAAGCGCACTTTCAACAATGGGAAGCCTTAGAAAAAGACGGCTTAACCCTCCTAAACGCACTCACCGCCCAAGCCACCACCGCCGGAATTGCCACAGAATTCAGCCAAGCGCTAGGCAACCCCGGACAGACCATTTGTACCCTAGCCCGAACCTGGAAAGCGGACTTAATCGTCATTGGGCGACGCGGCAGAGCTGGCTTAACCGAACTCTTCCTGGGCAGTGTCAGCAACTACGTGTTGCATCATGCCCCCTGTTCGGTACTCACCGTTCAAGGTATCCCGAAAACCTAGGTTTCTAGCGGCTTGTTTGCATCCGGGCGTTGGGCTTGCGGCACCACCACCGTCAGCCCCCTAGGGATACATTCCACCTCCATTGCGGTTGTGCCGATCACTTCGCCATCCACCACCACCTTTTGCGGAGGCGTTGCCGTCACTTTGATATGTTTGGCGCGAAAATGAACCACATTTTGCTGCTCAACGTTCGTGCGCGTTAAAGCCGCTCCAAACATCTTTAACATGGTGGTGACGCCCTGCAACTTCGTTTGAGCCGTGGCGATCGTGACATCCAATAAACCATCATCAAAAATCACCTCCCCTGCCCCCTGTGCGAGTACAGAAGTGGGAGGTGCGGCATTGGCGATCGTAATGGCATGAGCCTGAAAATCATACACATCCCCCCCAAGGGAAATTTCTGTATCAAATAGCTCGCCCTCATCAATGGCTTGCCAGCCCGCTACAAAATAACCAAACGCTCCCCACTGGTCTTTAAATTCCCGATTAGCCAATTCAACCGCGACGGCTTCATAACCCATCCCTGCCAGTAACACCATCGGCATCCCGTTACACTGAGCGGCGTCAATGGTGCGCGTGTGTCCGCCCAGAATCGTCTGACAGGCATTGCGAATGGGCATAAACCGAGGCAGTCCTAGGGTAATTGCAAAAGCATTCGCCGTTCCTCTGGGAATAATCCCTAAAGGAACGCCTGTGCCGATCAGCGCCCCGGCAACCGCCGATACAGTCCCATCTCCTCCAGAGGCAATCACCAGATCGGCATCGGCTGCTAAGGCTTGTTTTGCCAAGTCCTGCGGTTCTGTATTGGGCGTTGTCTGATGGATGAATAAATCTAGATGGGGTTCGAGGAGTTGACGGATTAAGTTTAAGTCTTCTGTGGAATTGCCTTGACCGGAGACTGGGTTAAAGATGAGGTGAGCGACTAGGGTTTTTGCTAACCGGGTGGCGATCGCTTCTGCGGTGGCTAAATTCGTCGCCAAAGGGACGTTATGCACGTTGCAAATCCGCAGTAAGGCTTGAATATCCGGTTCGTGCGGTTGGGCATAAAGCGGATCGACTAAAAAGATAACCGCCGCAACTTCCCCGACAGCGACGCGGGCGGCAATTTGAGCATCTCCCCCTAAAGGACCTGAAAGCAAGCGTTCGATCTTTAAGCCGGTTTCAGCTTGGAGGCGTTCTCCCGTGGTGCCTGTGGCGATTAACAGATAGCGCCCTAGAAGGGGAGCATGGGCTTTAACGAAATCAACGATTTCGTCTTTTTTCGAGTCATGAGCAATTAAAGCAATTGTGTTTGCCATAGCAATCCGTCAGAAAATTAACCGATGGGTGTAGGAGCAAGAGGTTCAATGTCTGGATCGTAGCCGCCAACTTGGTTCGTTCGCAGTACCCAAATTAAGGCTCCTTGATAGAGGAATTCTTTGGCCACGGTTTCGCTAGCTTTGCGGGGAAATAAACTCCGCCAACTCATTAATCCCACTAACAGGCTAGAAATGGCATCTTCTTCTGGGCTAATTCCCAGTTGACTAGAATTTTCTCGCCAGTCGGCGCGGGCGGCCCCAAAGGGGAGAAGTTCGCGTTTAATGGCCTTTCCTAACGCGACCAGTTGCTCAAATCGCTCGCCTTGTTGGGGGTCTTGGCGAATTTTTTGGGCAATTTCGGGATAGTTGTCAATGCCTTTTTGAATTTGGCGAATGGCGGCGTATAGGGCTTGATTGGAGTCTTGGGCGCAGTTATGCGCCGGGCCGACGTAGGTGCCTCCGGTACCGTCACCAATGCGGTAACGGGCGGTCATGACTTCAAGTTGGTCGAGGAAAATATCGAGGGGCGATCGCGCAATGTCACCCACTTGATAGGCGTCGGTAAAAGCATCGAGTTTCACCAACACATCGCAGACAGGACGCGTTCCCAGCCAACCCCATTGGCGATCGCCAATAAAACGATTCCAAGCCAAGGTTCCGGCAATAATCCCATCAACGTTGTGGGTATACACTTGCAGATAATCGATTTCAAAGCGCAGTTCTTCGGCTAAGGGTTCCCAAACCACTTGGGCAACGCCGTAGGCAAAATGACCGAAGAAGATCGGGGTTTTTGCCGCAGATTCGCGTTTTTGACCGCCGATGCCGCCATAGACGTGCAAGACTAAAGCGCGATCGCCTTGCTGCCACTGGTTGATTAAGGTGGAGGCGGGGACGTTGAGATTGCTGACGGTGGAGGTGCGAACGGCTTCTCGCAAGACTTCGTGTTGGGCAATTTTGGGCAGTTCTTGCAACTGGGGGCGATCGCTTTGAGCGTAGCGGGAGGGATAAGGACACAGCAGCACTGAATTACTGGTGCCTTTTTCGAGTGATGCCCAAGTTTGATGGGTCAGATACTCCCGACAGGCGCTTTCCCCGCTGACGATCCGATCGGGTTGCAGCCGGAACAGAGAACGAGGGGCGATCGCGCTAACCACAAAGGTTCCAGAGCTATCTTGCGCCCCGTAGATGTACCATCCCATTGGATTCTGGGGCGATCGCTCAATGTCTTGCATTGTCGATGGGTAGATTCCCTCGCGGTTGGCAATCACTTCTGGAAAGCGCACGAATTCTTTGGGGCCGTCAAATTGGCGAGATTGGCGATTAAAATGAACCACACAGAAGAGTTCGCCGCGATCGCCCACAGGATGCAGAATTTGCACGAGGGCATAAAATCGTCCTGCGATCTGGATCGGATCTCGGGCAATCTCTAAGGTCAGCGGCGATGTACTTTTGACCCGCACCTCGCGCAGCAACACCACCATGTCATCGTGTTTTCTGCTACCCGCCAAGGATTCTAAAGGATTGACTTGCTGCCAGCGGTTGAGGCGTTCGGGATGGATCGCCCCTTGAGATTGGCTATATTTGGCTTCTTCGCTGAGATAAACATCTTTGGTAACGGCTCGCACATAGTCTTTAATCCGGGCAGAATCGCGTGCAAACTGAACCCGCACCTTTTGTCCCACCCATTCTTGATAGGCAGGTTCGGCGCAATACAACTCCATCAGCACGCCTTTGGCGCGGCGGCGACGTTTGGGCGAGGGTAGGATTAAACGCCCCATCCAAGTCCCAATGGGTCGATAAAGTTGAGGATCGAGGTTTTGCTCGATGGGGTAATAGCTGGGCTGGTTAAAGGGGGCTTGTTGATAGCGTTCGTAGTTGCTGGGCTGATGGGCGGCGAGGGGTTCGGCGGGGGTGATGTTACCGAGGATAATATTGGCGACGGCCTCAACGGTTTGTTGCAGAAAGCTGCGACCATCTGCAAGCTGTTGTTTGTCGTCAAACGGCCCGCCTGCATCGTTATGTCCGACTTCGCCTAGGGAGTTAATGGAGATTTTGCCGCGTCGTTTGGCGCGATTCCAGTAGGATAAAAAGGCGATCGCCCAGCGCTTGGGAAATAAAATGGCCCCTAGGCGTTCTAGGACATCTTTATCGCCGACGAAATGATGGAAATGTTCGAGTTGAAGAGCATTCTGATTGCCGCTAAATACCCCGGCAATGGAAATTACTTCGATGGGCGCTTTTAAGGTTTGTCTGAGATAGGGGGCTGCTGCTAGGGAAATTTGCGCCCCCCCGCTATAGCCCACGAGGGTAATGGGAATGCCGCTGTCGGGTTCGTAGCCGTGGTTAATCAGGCTGTTATACATCACCTGAGCGGTACCGCGATTGTAAATCGGCCCGTAGCGCCGATCGGCCGAAATCGCGACGACGATCATATTTCGCAGTTGAATGGTTAAACTGCCTAAGAAGCCCAGGAAGCCCAGGGACTCCGATCCTTGAAACTTCGTCGCGAGTCGCCAAAAAAAGCTGAGGAAACGCTCTTCAGTGAGGGGTCGGTTGACGGGCGAGTAGGGCATTAAGCCTTTAACGATTAAGATGTCGTCTGGAAGGACGGATTCAAGGGTGGTGAGAAAGTTTTCGGCTTCTGGGAGGTACTGAAATTTACTCTGGGCAATGCCGTCTAGGTAGATGACATAGCGGCTCACTTGCTGTTCTGGGGGTAACGGTTTGACGAGGGTACCCGGATCGAGTTGGGTTTCTAAGGGGTCGCCGTACCACCCAGCCCACCAGCCGAGGGTTTCTAGGGGAATGAGCAAACCCGCAACGATTAAGGCAATCAGTCCCATTGCCATTAGGTTTAGGGTAAATTGCCAAGTGGTATCTAGGGCATCGTATAGACCTTGGAGTTCGGTTTCGATGTAGGGGAAGGCGAGGGCAATCCCTAGAGCCACTAGCCCAAAGGGAAGGAATTTGAGGAGTTTCGGCAACCATTGACTCATGGGTTTGGCTTGCTGCGATCGCGGCGAACGGAGTTGGGCGATAGATATTTTTCCAATCCTACCGGGCAAAATTCCTAAGCGCTTCGGTCTTTTGAACGAATCAATCGGAAAAATTTGGCGATCGCGGCGACAAGTGCATGTTTTTTGTTGAATTTGTGTGTTATCGTAGCCGTAGGCGTCAACCGCCCGGAGTCAAAAGACTCTGACATTCAGAAATTTAGAACCGTTTAGGGAAATAGGAGGTGATGCCCATGACAGATAGTAGTAAACGCATGGGTCCTCAAGTTGGTTTAAATCGGCTGCGCGCCGGGGCTGTTCTCTAAAAATGTCAGCTTAAATCCGATAGAGAACCCCGTTCTCTACGAGGACTGCAACTGTCTTGGAGTTCCTTCCGGCAGTCAGGTTTCAACTTGAAGACCCACTAGACCGCTCTCACACAAGCCAGCCAACCTTAACTGTTGTCTGATTGAGTGAGAGCGGATAGCTTTTTAAAGGGACTATCAACTCGTTCAGGACAATCTCGCGATGGCACAGTTACTTAGCACTTCAGAAATTGCAGCCAAAGCCAGCCAACTCCCCGGTTGGAGCGTTAGCGATCGCCAACTGCAACAGACGCGTCAGTTTAAAGATTTCGTGGAAGCGATCGCATTTGTCAATCAACTCGTAGAACCCGCAGAAGCAGCCGGCCACCATCCGGATATCGAAATTTCCTATAACAAAGTTATCCTTTCCTTAACAACCCACGATGCAGGCGGGCTAACAGAAAAAGATTTTTCTCTAGCTCAAGTGCTAGACCAAATCGGTTAGAAGACGGATTCAGCAACCTATAGGTTCCCCTCTGAAATATCAGAAATTTTTTACGCTGTTATTGAACAGAGAAGTTAATCTTGGGTTAATAGGTTTGCTATGATTCTGGCAGTGAGGTCTTTAAATCTCTAAAAAGCGAGAGTTCGCTGGCAACCAATCCTCAAGCAAACGACCCTAGGAAAGTCCTTATCTTAAAGTCAACCTGCTTGCTATATGGATCGGGTATACTGCGTAAGGTTAAAAAGCGCGATCGCCCTTGTAGTTTCTGCAAGCTGTCGATCGCAGCGATCCAAGCTCTACCGAAAAACAGAGCCAACCCTTCGTTCTATATAAGGTGTGAGGAGAACGAGCATATGACGAAAACCCTGTGGAACCTCTTAGCGGTCAGTCCCGCTATTTTAGGGGCTACCCTTGCTGCCTCAGCCGCAGCGATCGCCTCTGAAAGCGTTATCTCTCTGGAAGAAAATGTTGCTCAAAGCTTAGAAACAGCAGGCGCAGCCATTCTAGAGAGCGAAGAACTAACTTTTTCTACGACAGCTCCAGAATTTTCCTTTAGCGAAGCCTCTGTCAACCCAGAGTCCTTCTCTAGCCTATCTCAAAAGGTGGAAAGCCTAGGGGCACAAACCAAAGCTCTAGACAAAGTGGAAGCGCCAGCAGTTGAACTCCCGGCGGCTCCCAACTTACTGGCCCAGCAAACTCAGCCAGTGCAGAGCAACACAACGTCCTTAGACCAACTCATGCAATATGGCAATGAGGGACGTTCGACCCGGAGTGCCGGACAAGTCACCTCCATTTCCCAGTTGCGCGACGTTCAACCCACCGACTGGGCTTTCCAAGCCCTACAATCTTTGGTTGAGCGCTACGGTTGTATCGCAGGTTATCCAGACGGAACCTATCGCGGCAACCG from Desertifilum tharense IPPAS B-1220 carries:
- the bcp gene encoding thioredoxin-dependent thiol peroxidase; this encodes MSLQVGDLAPNFSLCDAQAQEVELAQLRGHWVVLYFYPRDLTPGCTKEACGFRDTYSQYQARQWIVLGISADEAQTHAKFATKHQLPFPLLCDREAQVAAAYGCYGLKKFMGKEFMGIHRTTFIINPEGKIARIYRKMKPELHAGEILQDFPVEP
- the argH gene encoding argininosuccinate lyase, with translation MNASPEQHPTAAPQTWSQRFETALHPAIARFNASISFDIELIEYDLSGSVAHAKMLGHTGIISAEETEQLVSGLERIRSEYRQGLFKPGTDAEDIHFAVERRLTQIAGDVGKKLHTARSRNDQVGTDTRLYLRDRVQQIREQLRQYQQTLLTLAQANQDTLIPGYTHLQRAQPLCLAHHLLAYFEMAQRDWERLGEVYQRVNISPLGCGALAGTPFPIDRHYTAELLGFDEVYRNSLDGVSDRDFAIEFLCSASLILVHLSRMSEEIILWASEEFGFITLKDSCSTGSSIMPQKKNPDVPELVRGKTGRVFGHLQAMLVLMKGLPLAYNKDLQEDKEALFDAVKTVKGCLEAMTILLAEGIEFRKPRLEAAVASDFSNATDVADYLATKGVPFREAYNLVGKVVKTCLSADKLLKDLSLEEWKAIHPAFESDIYQAIAPRQVVAARNSYGGTGFEQVKRAIAQAQERLNSSD
- a CDS encoding universal stress protein, which gives rise to MNRIIVAVDRSETSQQAFKEAIALAQALSGQLMLVHVLSPMEESYPNAIFPIDSVYTPLKSEAIKAHFQQWEALEKDGLTLLNALTAQATTAGIATEFSQALGNPGQTICTLARTWKADLIVIGRRGRAGLTELFLGSVSNYVLHHAPCSVLTVQGIPKT
- the mgsA gene encoding methylglyoxal synthase, with the translated sequence MANTIALIAHDSKKDEIVDFVKAHAPLLGRYLLIATGTTGERLQAETGLKIERLLSGPLGGDAQIAARVAVGEVAAVIFLVDPLYAQPHEPDIQALLRICNVHNVPLATNLATAEAIATRLAKTLVAHLIFNPVSGQGNSTEDLNLIRQLLEPHLDLFIHQTTPNTEPQDLAKQALAADADLVIASGGDGTVSAVAGALIGTGVPLGIIPRGTANAFAITLGLPRFMPIRNACQTILGGHTRTIDAAQCNGMPMVLLAGMGYEAVAVELANREFKDQWGAFGYFVAGWQAIDEGELFDTEISLGGDVYDFQAHAITIANAAPPTSVLAQGAGEVIFDDGLLDVTIATAQTKLQGVTTMLKMFGAALTRTNVEQQNVVHFRAKHIKVTATPPQKVVVDGEVIGTTAMEVECIPRGLTVVVPQAQRPDANKPLET
- a CDS encoding CAAX protease; the encoded protein is MPGRIGKISIAQLRSPRSQQAKPMSQWLPKLLKFLPFGLVALGIALAFPYIETELQGLYDALDTTWQFTLNLMAMGLIALIVAGLLIPLETLGWWAGWYGDPLETQLDPGTLVKPLPPEQQVSRYVIYLDGIAQSKFQYLPEAENFLTTLESVLPDDILIVKGLMPYSPVNRPLTEERFLSFFWRLATKFQGSESLGFLGFLGSLTIQLRNMIVVAISADRRYGPIYNRGTAQVMYNSLINHGYEPDSGIPITLVGYSGGAQISLAAAPYLRQTLKAPIEVISIAGVFSGNQNALQLEHFHHFVGDKDVLERLGAILFPKRWAIAFLSYWNRAKRRGKISINSLGEVGHNDAGGPFDDKQQLADGRSFLQQTVEAVANIILGNITPAEPLAAHQPSNYERYQQAPFNQPSYYPIEQNLDPQLYRPIGTWMGRLILPSPKRRRRAKGVLMELYCAEPAYQEWVGQKVRVQFARDSARIKDYVRAVTKDVYLSEEAKYSQSQGAIHPERLNRWQQVNPLESLAGSRKHDDMVVLLREVRVKSTSPLTLEIARDPIQIAGRFYALVQILHPVGDRGELFCVVHFNRQSRQFDGPKEFVRFPEVIANREGIYPSTMQDIERSPQNPMGWYIYGAQDSSGTFVVSAIAPRSLFRLQPDRIVSGESACREYLTHQTWASLEKGTSNSVLLCPYPSRYAQSDRPQLQELPKIAQHEVLREAVRTSTVSNLNVPASTLINQWQQGDRALVLHVYGGIGGQKRESAAKTPIFFGHFAYGVAQVVWEPLAEELRFEIDYLQVYTHNVDGIIAGTLAWNRFIGDRQWGWLGTRPVCDVLVKLDAFTDAYQVGDIARSPLDIFLDQLEVMTARYRIGDGTGGTYVGPAHNCAQDSNQALYAAIRQIQKGIDNYPEIAQKIRQDPQQGERFEQLVALGKAIKRELLPFGAARADWRENSSQLGISPEEDAISSLLVGLMSWRSLFPRKASETVAKEFLYQGALIWVLRTNQVGGYDPDIEPLAPTPIG
- a CDS encoding 4a-hydroxytetrahydrobiopterin dehydratase; this encodes MAQLLSTSEIAAKASQLPGWSVSDRQLQQTRQFKDFVEAIAFVNQLVEPAEAAGHHPDIEISYNKVILSLTTHDAGGLTEKDFSLAQVLDQIG